The proteins below come from a single Anguilla rostrata isolate EN2019 chromosome 3, ASM1855537v3, whole genome shotgun sequence genomic window:
- the LOC135251075 gene encoding thyroid hormone receptor-associated protein 3-like isoform X13 — MYPEWDCRTGSARQSDYNSEKGREDKNTGGRRHVAPQHHGVTSSCEGKSYPIGDKASGRVVCAKYAANSMDEHSIRRLVGQVGSAVNVMMFPVQAFIEMSSPDEAQDVVKYFNRNPVVVEGSLVQFSMSATYNFLQSSPVVIFSLLPPGHEKYSEIMAIAKRFGPVKHSLFLPNQVLLEMGSREDAGKLVQYYTSHPLKMKGSIIQVSHSTKHSTLKFAVTDKETESGEASRHVGQSYRSQTRSSPSPRRRSPSPRRSPGPRRRSPSPRRSPGPRRRSPSPRRSPGPRRMSPSPRRRPSCTRWSPSPKTFYSPRRRSPTPRRRSCSPRRRSPGPRRRSCSPRRRSPGPRRRSCSPRRRSPSPRRRSCSPSRRSPSPRRRSPNQRKRSSGDRRRSHSPRRKSLENRDVAKLEDKASQVRTPSSSRNRSQSSRWSTSHTKEDKNISRVHSVEKTANTQNAIVKSIGVLTETPDLGSTKEPSCTNTQTKESVPSPTEHPQDHGTGQKTEDQTMFEGGKDSDKDSDMDSDIEGMAVIGEDEEIRSEEGSMGFLEDMEEHVCDEAGTSAENLSTCPSEVAEAGEKEKQGEGEELALHPDKEPGSQSPTADPAVSEPPGVTAVHEEKEGGLEDMEEPNEAYDEDEPDFPESLEHCITLDELEDEDGEGQALVSEGNSDPRSKEEEQENDYGRVIYIQNLPSGYYTDKQFVAIGKKYGKVNRYFLIRRRQEGFIEMERSADARRAVRELSKKPLRMARNILVVHLSRKYKRLTCGWSPESDSEDESGWRKHRRERRRMEEREDSSSRTKSRKEEEPPSKKVCIREEKTTPAEPSSSIKAEEKTATVEPSSNGEQQQEEEEKAATEESSSNKEQQQEEEERSATEEPSSHKEQQQEEEEKAATEEPSSHKEQQQEEEEKAATEEPSSHKEQQQEEEEKAATEEPSSHKEQQQEEEEYGTPETPCEQEELAVKTENENIMINRPSDCMDTLKKDTEGVTSIENPDGIKQVYVKEEKVEMITETTHVPLGPYLPNNPMGREFVSQKIGYFCSLCNAIYVTEDEARNEHCSSHSHYEKLKAYMEQKGNPARQL, encoded by the exons AT GTATCCTGAATGGGACTGTCGGACTGGATCTGCTAGACA GAGTGACTACAATTCAGAGAAAGGCAGGGAAGATAAAAACACTGGAGGAAGAAGACATGTAGCTCCTCAGCACCATG GGGTTACATCAAGCTGTGAAGGGAAAAGCTATCCTATTGGAGATAAG GCTAGTGGAAGAGTGGTTTGCGCTAAATATGCAGCTAATTCTATGGATGAGCACTCCATAAGGAGGCTGGTTGGCCAAGTTGGATCTGCAGTGAACGTTATGATGTTTCCTGTACAG GCTTTCATTGAGATGAGTTCACCCGATGAAGCACAGGATGTTGTAAAATACTTCAACAGGAACCCAGTTGTAGTTGAAGGGAGCCTAGTCCAATTTTCTATGTCTGCCACATATAATTTTCTTCAg AGTTCTCCGGTGGTGATTTTTTCCTTGTTGCCCCCTGGACATGAGAAGTATTCTGAGATAATGGCCATTGCTAAACGATTCGGACCTGTTAAACACTCCTTATTCTTACCAAATCAG GTGCTCTTGGAAATGGGATCTAGGGAAGATGCAGGAAAGTTGGTTCAATATTACACCTCCCATCCTCTTAAAATGAAAGGCAGTATTATCCAAGTATCCCACTCTAcaaagcacagcacactgaa GTTTGCAGTAACTGACAAAGAGACTGAAAGCGGAGAGGCCAGCAGACACGTTGGCCAGTCATATAGGTCCCAGACTAGATCATCTCCTAGCCCCAGGAGGAGGTCTCCAAGTCCAAGGAGGTCTCCCGGCCCCAGGAGGAGGTCTCCCAGTCCAAGGAGGTCTCCCGGCCCCAGGAGGAGGTCTCCCAGTCCCAGGAGGTCTCCCGGCCCCAGGAGGATGTCTCCCAGTCCCAGGAGGAGGCCTTCCTGTACGAGATGGTCTCCCAGCCCTAAGACGTTCTACAGTCCAAGAAGGAGGTCTCCCACCCCCAGGAGGAGGTCTTGCAGTCCGAGAAGGAGATCCCCCGGCCCCAGGAGGAGGTCTTGCAGTCCAAGAAGGAGGTCTCCCGGCCCCAGGAGGAGGTCTTGCAGTCCGAGAAGGAGGTCTCCTAGCCCCAGGAGGAGGTCTTGCAGTCCGAGTAGGAGGTCTCCCAGCCCCAGGAGGCGATCTCCCAATCAAAGGAAAAGGTCTTCTGGCGACAGGAGGAGGTCTCATAGTCCAAGGAGGAAGTCCTTGGAGAATCGAGATGTAGCCAAGTTAGAGGACAAAGCTTCACAGGTGAGAACACCGTCCTCCAGCAGGAACAGGAGTCAGTCGTCTAGATGGTCAACATCCCATACCAAGGAGGACAAGAACATATCCAGAGTACATTCTGTAGAGAAAACAGCTAATACTCAGAATGCGATAGTGAAAAGCATTGGAGTGTTGACAGAGACTCCAGACCTGGGGAGCACCAAAGAGCCCTCATGCACTAATACTCAAACTAAGGAGAGTGTGCCCAGCCCAACAGAACATCCCCAAGATCATGGCACTGGTCAGAAAACTGAAGACCAAACTATGTTTGAGGGAGGGAAGGACAGTGACAAGGACAGTGACATGGACAGTGACATTGAAGGGATGGCAGTGATTGGAGAGGATGAGGAAATTCGGTCAGAAGAGGGCTCTATGGGATTCCTGGAGGACATggaagagcatgtgtgtgatgaAGCTGGAACTTCAGCAGAGAATTTATCAACTTGTCCTTCAGAGGTTGCTGAAGctggtgaaaaagaaaaacaaggagaaggagaggagctGGCTTTGCACCCCGATAAGGAACCTGGTTCACAAAGTCCTACAGCAGATCCAGCAGTGTCAGAACCTCCTGGAGTCACGGCAGTGCATGAGGAGAAAGAAGGAGGTCTGGAGGATATGGAGGAACCTAACGAGGCCTATGATGAG GACGAACCTGATTTCCCTGAAAGCCTGGAGCATTGTATTACTTTAGATGAGCTTGAAGATGAAGATGGTGAGGGCCAGGCACTTGTGTCAGAAGGCAACTCCG ATCCGAGGTCCAAGGAGGAAGAACAg gaaaATGATTATGGAAGAGTTATCTACATCCAGAATCTTCCAAGTGGCTATTACACAGATAAACAGTTTGTGGCAATTGGCAAGAAGTATGGGAAAGTGAATCGTTATTTCTTGATCCGTCGACGTCAAGAG GGCTTTATTGAAATGGAGAGATCTGCCGATGCCCGGAGAGCTGTAAGGGAGCTATCAAAAAAGCCTTTGAGAATGGCTCGCAATATTTTGGTTGTTCATCTGTCACGGAAGTACAAAAGGTTGACATGTGG GTGGAGCCCTGAATCGGACTCAGAAGATGAGAGTGGGTGGAGGAAGCATCGAAGGGAAAGGAGGAGAATGGAGGAACGGGAAGACAGTAGCTCAAGAACTAAATCCAGGAAGGAGGAAGAGCCCCCATCTAAGAAGGTCTGCATCAGGGAAGAGAAGACCACCCCAGcagagcccagcagcagcaTCAAGGCGGAGGAGAAGACGGCAACAGTGGAACCCAGCAGCAATGGGGAGCAGCAgcaagaagaggaggagaaggcagCCACAGAGGAATCCAGCAGCAATAAGGAGCAGCAgcaagaagaggaggagaggtcaGCCACAGAGGAACCCAGTAGCCATAAGGAGCAGCAgcaagaagaggaggagaaggcagCCACAGAGGAACCCAGTAGCCATAAGGAGCAGCAgcaagaagaggaggagaaggcagCCACAGAGGAACCCAGTAGCCATAAGGAGCAGCagcaagaagaggaagagaaggcaGCCACAGAGGAACCCAGTAGCCATAAGGAGCAGCAGCAAGAAGAGGAGGAGTACGGGACGCCTGAGACACCTTGCGAACAGGAAGAGTTGGCGGtgaagacagaaaatgaaaacatcatgATCAACCGGCCCTCCGACTGCATGGACACACTGAAGAAGGACACAGAGGGG GTGACCAGCATTGAAAATCCAGATGGAATCAAACAGGTCTATGTTAAGGAAGAGAAAGTGGAAATGATAACAGAAACCACTCATGTCCCCCTGGGGCCCTACCTGCCCAACAACCCCATGG GAAGGGAGTTTGTCAGTCAGAAAATCGGCTACTTCTGCAGCCTCTGCAATGCCATCTATGTCACCGAAGACGAAGCAAGGAATGAACATTGCAGCAGTCACTCTCACTATGAGAAACTGAAG gCATATATGGAACAAAAGGGCAACCCTGCTAGACAACTTTAA
- the LOC135251075 gene encoding matrin-3-like isoform X10 — MSHNYPYRRSPEDFSSHQGAFSTSDHLHHEERHIYQTSLQPSPRSTSVFTSQKSVLDSYSSRSSTTADSALSLLSSCGLEPEDLSILAGMPENMMTEESLPRLLMEIRQKKALSDRSCLSSTHRSTSHQPLQPPSDSWENSARSAPAKYLANPPQHSSYPPIPPLLSSYPLPREEPESWKDRWGNPRQTGAVRQGKTSSTYVVDYNYGQPQEGDSRNIERPAYSARGVGIGERPHLQSLSDYRQLNPGKEPAAAYQKKLIPLLATTVHSTPTAREANDFHGSMPQTFPYACYLCDIAVLSQKDWTLHINGAQHANSQLAVLQMYPEWDCRTGSARQSDYNSEKGREDKNTGGRRHVAPQHHGVTSSCEGKSYPIGDKASGRVVCAKYAANSMDEHSIRRLVGQVGSAVNVMMFPVQAFIEMSSPDEAQDVVKYFNRNPVVVEGSLVQFSMSATYNFLQSSPVVIFSLLPPGHEKYSEIMAIAKRFGPVKHSLFLPNQVLLEMGSREDAGKLVQYYTSHPLKMKGSIIQVSHSTKHSTLKFAVTDKETESGEASRHVGQSYRSQTRSSPSPRRRSPGPRRRSPSPRRSPSPRRRSPNQRKRSSGDRRRSHSPRRKSLENRDVAKLEDKASQVRTPSSSRNRSQSSRWSTSHTKEDKNISRVHSVEKTANTQNAIVKSIGVLTETPDLGSTKEPSCTNTQTKESVPSPTEHPQDHGTGQKTEDQTMFEGGKDSDKDSDMDSDIEGMAVIGEDEEIRSEEGSMGFLEDMEEHVCDEAGTSAENLSTCPSEVAEAGEKEKQGEGEELALHPDKEPGSQSPTADPAVSEPPGVTAVHEEKEGGLEDMEEPNEAYDEDEPDFPESLEHCITLDELEDEDGEGQALVSEGNSDPRSKEEEQENDYGRVIYIQNLPSGYYTDKQFVAIGKKYGKVNRYFLIRRRQEGFIEMERSADARRAVRELSKKPLRMARNILVVHLSRKYKRLTCGWSPESDSEDESGWRKHRRERRRMEEREDSSSRTKSRKEEEPPSKKVCIREEKTTPAEPSSSIKAEEKTATVEPSSNGEQQQEEEEKAATEESSSNKEQQQEEEERSATEEPSSHKEQQQEEEEKAATEEPSSHKEQQQEEEEKAATEEPSSHKEQQQEEEEKAATEEPSSHKEQQQEEEEYGTPETPCEQEELAVKTENENIMINRPSDCMDTLKKDTEGVTSIENPDGIKQVYVKEEKVEMITETTHVPLGPYLPNNPMGREFVSQKIGYFCSLCNAIYVTEDEARNEHCSSHSHYEKLKAYMEQKGNPARQL, encoded by the exons ATGTCTCACAATTATCCATATAGGAGGTCTCCAGAAGATTTTAGTTCACATCAAGGAGCCTTTTCTACATCAGACCATCTACACCATGAAGAGCGTCACATCTATCAAACCTCTCTACAGCCATCTCCTCGCTCAACGTCTGTTTTCACATCCCAAAAGAGTGTCCTGGATTCTTATTCCTCCCGAAGTTCTACCACTGCCGACAGCGCTTTGAGTCTTCTCTCCAGCTGTGGGCTTGAGCCTGAAGATCTTTCTATCCTAGCAGGTATGCCTGAAAATATGATGACTGAGGAGTCTCTCCCCCGTTTGCTCATGGAGATCAGGCAGAAGAAGGCCCTCAGCGACCGCAGCTGTTTGTCAAGCACGCACCGCAGCACATCTCATCAGCCTCTCCAGCCTCCATCAGACAGCTGGGAGAATTCCGCTCGTTCTGCCCCGGCAAAATATCTGGCAAACCCTCCCCAACATTCGTCATACCCACCAATCCCTCCCCTGCTGTCCTCATACCCACTTCCCAGGGAGGAGCCTGAGAGCTGGAAGGATCGCTGGGGGAACCCCCGGCAAACTGGTGCAGTCCGGCAGGGGAAAACCAGCTCCACCTATGTTGTGGACTATAACTACGGTCAGCCACAAGAGGGGGATTCACGAAACATAGAGAGACCAGCTTATAGTGCGAGAGGAGTAGGCATCGGAGAGCGCCCCCATTTGCAGTCTTTGTCTGATTACCGGCAGTTAAACCCAGGCAAAGAGCCAGCAGCAGCATATCAGAAGAAACTAATTCCTCTCTTggctaccactgttcactctacGCCAACAGCAAGAGAAGCAAATGATTTCCATGGTTCTATGCCCCAAACTTTTCCTTATGCATGTTACCTCTGTGATATTGCAGTACTTTCTCAAAAG GATTGGACCTTACACATAAATGGGGCTCAACATGCAAACAGCCAGCTTGCCGTGTTACAAAT GTATCCTGAATGGGACTGTCGGACTGGATCTGCTAGACA GAGTGACTACAATTCAGAGAAAGGCAGGGAAGATAAAAACACTGGAGGAAGAAGACATGTAGCTCCTCAGCACCATG GGGTTACATCAAGCTGTGAAGGGAAAAGCTATCCTATTGGAGATAAG GCTAGTGGAAGAGTGGTTTGCGCTAAATATGCAGCTAATTCTATGGATGAGCACTCCATAAGGAGGCTGGTTGGCCAAGTTGGATCTGCAGTGAACGTTATGATGTTTCCTGTACAG GCTTTCATTGAGATGAGTTCACCCGATGAAGCACAGGATGTTGTAAAATACTTCAACAGGAACCCAGTTGTAGTTGAAGGGAGCCTAGTCCAATTTTCTATGTCTGCCACATATAATTTTCTTCAg AGTTCTCCGGTGGTGATTTTTTCCTTGTTGCCCCCTGGACATGAGAAGTATTCTGAGATAATGGCCATTGCTAAACGATTCGGACCTGTTAAACACTCCTTATTCTTACCAAATCAG GTGCTCTTGGAAATGGGATCTAGGGAAGATGCAGGAAAGTTGGTTCAATATTACACCTCCCATCCTCTTAAAATGAAAGGCAGTATTATCCAAGTATCCCACTCTAcaaagcacagcacactgaa GTTTGCAGTAACTGACAAAGAGACTGAAAGCGGAGAGGCCAGCAGACACGTTGGCCAGTCATATAGGTCCCAGACTAGATCATCTCCTAGCCCCAGGAGGAG GTCTCCCGGCCCCAGGAGGAGGTCTCCCAGTCCCAGGAG GTCTCCCAGCCCCAGGAGGCGATCTCCCAATCAAAGGAAAAGGTCTTCTGGCGACAGGAGGAGGTCTCATAGTCCAAGGAGGAAGTCCTTGGAGAATCGAGATGTAGCCAAGTTAGAGGACAAAGCTTCACAGGTGAGAACACCGTCCTCCAGCAGGAACAGGAGTCAGTCGTCTAGATGGTCAACATCCCATACCAAGGAGGACAAGAACATATCCAGAGTACATTCTGTAGAGAAAACAGCTAATACTCAGAATGCGATAGTGAAAAGCATTGGAGTGTTGACAGAGACTCCAGACCTGGGGAGCACCAAAGAGCCCTCATGCACTAATACTCAAACTAAGGAGAGTGTGCCCAGCCCAACAGAACATCCCCAAGATCATGGCACTGGTCAGAAAACTGAAGACCAAACTATGTTTGAGGGAGGGAAGGACAGTGACAAGGACAGTGACATGGACAGTGACATTGAAGGGATGGCAGTGATTGGAGAGGATGAGGAAATTCGGTCAGAAGAGGGCTCTATGGGATTCCTGGAGGACATggaagagcatgtgtgtgatgaAGCTGGAACTTCAGCAGAGAATTTATCAACTTGTCCTTCAGAGGTTGCTGAAGctggtgaaaaagaaaaacaaggagaaggagaggagctGGCTTTGCACCCCGATAAGGAACCTGGTTCACAAAGTCCTACAGCAGATCCAGCAGTGTCAGAACCTCCTGGAGTCACGGCAGTGCATGAGGAGAAAGAAGGAGGTCTGGAGGATATGGAGGAACCTAACGAGGCCTATGATGAG GACGAACCTGATTTCCCTGAAAGCCTGGAGCATTGTATTACTTTAGATGAGCTTGAAGATGAAGATGGTGAGGGCCAGGCACTTGTGTCAGAAGGCAACTCCG ATCCGAGGTCCAAGGAGGAAGAACAg gaaaATGATTATGGAAGAGTTATCTACATCCAGAATCTTCCAAGTGGCTATTACACAGATAAACAGTTTGTGGCAATTGGCAAGAAGTATGGGAAAGTGAATCGTTATTTCTTGATCCGTCGACGTCAAGAG GGCTTTATTGAAATGGAGAGATCTGCCGATGCCCGGAGAGCTGTAAGGGAGCTATCAAAAAAGCCTTTGAGAATGGCTCGCAATATTTTGGTTGTTCATCTGTCACGGAAGTACAAAAGGTTGACATGTGG GTGGAGCCCTGAATCGGACTCAGAAGATGAGAGTGGGTGGAGGAAGCATCGAAGGGAAAGGAGGAGAATGGAGGAACGGGAAGACAGTAGCTCAAGAACTAAATCCAGGAAGGAGGAAGAGCCCCCATCTAAGAAGGTCTGCATCAGGGAAGAGAAGACCACCCCAGcagagcccagcagcagcaTCAAGGCGGAGGAGAAGACGGCAACAGTGGAACCCAGCAGCAATGGGGAGCAGCAgcaagaagaggaggagaaggcagCCACAGAGGAATCCAGCAGCAATAAGGAGCAGCAgcaagaagaggaggagaggtcaGCCACAGAGGAACCCAGTAGCCATAAGGAGCAGCAgcaagaagaggaggagaaggcagCCACAGAGGAACCCAGTAGCCATAAGGAGCAGCAgcaagaagaggaggagaaggcagCCACAGAGGAACCCAGTAGCCATAAGGAGCAGCagcaagaagaggaagagaaggcaGCCACAGAGGAACCCAGTAGCCATAAGGAGCAGCAGCAAGAAGAGGAGGAGTACGGGACGCCTGAGACACCTTGCGAACAGGAAGAGTTGGCGGtgaagacagaaaatgaaaacatcatgATCAACCGGCCCTCCGACTGCATGGACACACTGAAGAAGGACACAGAGGGG GTGACCAGCATTGAAAATCCAGATGGAATCAAACAGGTCTATGTTAAGGAAGAGAAAGTGGAAATGATAACAGAAACCACTCATGTCCCCCTGGGGCCCTACCTGCCCAACAACCCCATGG GAAGGGAGTTTGTCAGTCAGAAAATCGGCTACTTCTGCAGCCTCTGCAATGCCATCTATGTCACCGAAGACGAAGCAAGGAATGAACATTGCAGCAGTCACTCTCACTATGAGAAACTGAAG gCATATATGGAACAAAAGGGCAACCCTGCTAGACAACTTTAA
- the LOC135251075 gene encoding matrin-3-like isoform X11 has product MSHNYPYRRSPEDFSSHQGAFSTSDHLHHEERHIYQTSLQPSPRSTSVFTSQKSVLDSYSSRSSTTADSALSLLSSCGLEPEDLSILAGMPENMMTEESLPRLLMEIRQKKALSDRSCLSSTHRSTSHQPLQPPSDSWENSARSAPAKYLANPPQHSSYPPIPPLLSSYPLPREEPESWKDRWGNPRQTGAVRQGKTSSTYVVDYNYGQPQEGDSRNIERPAYSARGVGIGERPHLQSLSDYRQLNPGKEPAAAYQKKLIPLLATTVHSTPTAREANDFHGSMPQTFPYACYLCDIAVLSQKDWTLHINGAQHANSQLAVLQMYPEWDCRTGSARQSDYNSEKGREDKNTGGRRHVAPQHHGVTSSCEGKSYPIGDKASGRVVCAKYAANSMDEHSIRRLVGQVGSAVNVMMFPVQAFIEMSSPDEAQDVVKYFNRNPVVVEGSLVQFSMSATYNFLQSSPVVIFSLLPPGHEKYSEIMAIAKRFGPVKHSLFLPNQVLLEMGSREDAGKLVQYYTSHPLKMKGSIIQVSHSTKHSTLKFAVTDKETESGEASRHVGQSYRSQTRSSPSPRRRSPSPRRSPSPRRRSPNQRKRSSGDRRRSHSPRRKSLENRDVAKLEDKASQVRTPSSSRNRSQSSRWSTSHTKEDKNISRVHSVEKTANTQNAIVKSIGVLTETPDLGSTKEPSCTNTQTKESVPSPTEHPQDHGTGQKTEDQTMFEGGKDSDKDSDMDSDIEGMAVIGEDEEIRSEEGSMGFLEDMEEHVCDEAGTSAENLSTCPSEVAEAGEKEKQGEGEELALHPDKEPGSQSPTADPAVSEPPGVTAVHEEKEGGLEDMEEPNEAYDEDEPDFPESLEHCITLDELEDEDGEGQALVSEGNSDPRSKEEEQENDYGRVIYIQNLPSGYYTDKQFVAIGKKYGKVNRYFLIRRRQEGFIEMERSADARRAVRELSKKPLRMARNILVVHLSRKYKRLTCGWSPESDSEDESGWRKHRRERRRMEEREDSSSRTKSRKEEEPPSKKVCIREEKTTPAEPSSSIKAEEKTATVEPSSNGEQQQEEEEKAATEESSSNKEQQQEEEERSATEEPSSHKEQQQEEEEKAATEEPSSHKEQQQEEEEKAATEEPSSHKEQQQEEEEKAATEEPSSHKEQQQEEEEYGTPETPCEQEELAVKTENENIMINRPSDCMDTLKKDTEGVTSIENPDGIKQVYVKEEKVEMITETTHVPLGPYLPNNPMGREFVSQKIGYFCSLCNAIYVTEDEARNEHCSSHSHYEKLKAYMEQKGNPARQL; this is encoded by the exons ATGTCTCACAATTATCCATATAGGAGGTCTCCAGAAGATTTTAGTTCACATCAAGGAGCCTTTTCTACATCAGACCATCTACACCATGAAGAGCGTCACATCTATCAAACCTCTCTACAGCCATCTCCTCGCTCAACGTCTGTTTTCACATCCCAAAAGAGTGTCCTGGATTCTTATTCCTCCCGAAGTTCTACCACTGCCGACAGCGCTTTGAGTCTTCTCTCCAGCTGTGGGCTTGAGCCTGAAGATCTTTCTATCCTAGCAGGTATGCCTGAAAATATGATGACTGAGGAGTCTCTCCCCCGTTTGCTCATGGAGATCAGGCAGAAGAAGGCCCTCAGCGACCGCAGCTGTTTGTCAAGCACGCACCGCAGCACATCTCATCAGCCTCTCCAGCCTCCATCAGACAGCTGGGAGAATTCCGCTCGTTCTGCCCCGGCAAAATATCTGGCAAACCCTCCCCAACATTCGTCATACCCACCAATCCCTCCCCTGCTGTCCTCATACCCACTTCCCAGGGAGGAGCCTGAGAGCTGGAAGGATCGCTGGGGGAACCCCCGGCAAACTGGTGCAGTCCGGCAGGGGAAAACCAGCTCCACCTATGTTGTGGACTATAACTACGGTCAGCCACAAGAGGGGGATTCACGAAACATAGAGAGACCAGCTTATAGTGCGAGAGGAGTAGGCATCGGAGAGCGCCCCCATTTGCAGTCTTTGTCTGATTACCGGCAGTTAAACCCAGGCAAAGAGCCAGCAGCAGCATATCAGAAGAAACTAATTCCTCTCTTggctaccactgttcactctacGCCAACAGCAAGAGAAGCAAATGATTTCCATGGTTCTATGCCCCAAACTTTTCCTTATGCATGTTACCTCTGTGATATTGCAGTACTTTCTCAAAAG GATTGGACCTTACACATAAATGGGGCTCAACATGCAAACAGCCAGCTTGCCGTGTTACAAAT GTATCCTGAATGGGACTGTCGGACTGGATCTGCTAGACA GAGTGACTACAATTCAGAGAAAGGCAGGGAAGATAAAAACACTGGAGGAAGAAGACATGTAGCTCCTCAGCACCATG GGGTTACATCAAGCTGTGAAGGGAAAAGCTATCCTATTGGAGATAAG GCTAGTGGAAGAGTGGTTTGCGCTAAATATGCAGCTAATTCTATGGATGAGCACTCCATAAGGAGGCTGGTTGGCCAAGTTGGATCTGCAGTGAACGTTATGATGTTTCCTGTACAG GCTTTCATTGAGATGAGTTCACCCGATGAAGCACAGGATGTTGTAAAATACTTCAACAGGAACCCAGTTGTAGTTGAAGGGAGCCTAGTCCAATTTTCTATGTCTGCCACATATAATTTTCTTCAg AGTTCTCCGGTGGTGATTTTTTCCTTGTTGCCCCCTGGACATGAGAAGTATTCTGAGATAATGGCCATTGCTAAACGATTCGGACCTGTTAAACACTCCTTATTCTTACCAAATCAG GTGCTCTTGGAAATGGGATCTAGGGAAGATGCAGGAAAGTTGGTTCAATATTACACCTCCCATCCTCTTAAAATGAAAGGCAGTATTATCCAAGTATCCCACTCTAcaaagcacagcacactgaa GTTTGCAGTAACTGACAAAGAGACTGAAAGCGGAGAGGCCAGCAGACACGTTGGCCAGTCATATAGGTCCCAGACTAGATCATCTCCTAGCCCCAGGAGGAGGTCTCCAAGTCCAAGGAG GTCTCCCAGCCCCAGGAGGCGATCTCCCAATCAAAGGAAAAGGTCTTCTGGCGACAGGAGGAGGTCTCATAGTCCAAGGAGGAAGTCCTTGGAGAATCGAGATGTAGCCAAGTTAGAGGACAAAGCTTCACAGGTGAGAACACCGTCCTCCAGCAGGAACAGGAGTCAGTCGTCTAGATGGTCAACATCCCATACCAAGGAGGACAAGAACATATCCAGAGTACATTCTGTAGAGAAAACAGCTAATACTCAGAATGCGATAGTGAAAAGCATTGGAGTGTTGACAGAGACTCCAGACCTGGGGAGCACCAAAGAGCCCTCATGCACTAATACTCAAACTAAGGAGAGTGTGCCCAGCCCAACAGAACATCCCCAAGATCATGGCACTGGTCAGAAAACTGAAGACCAAACTATGTTTGAGGGAGGGAAGGACAGTGACAAGGACAGTGACATGGACAGTGACATTGAAGGGATGGCAGTGATTGGAGAGGATGAGGAAATTCGGTCAGAAGAGGGCTCTATGGGATTCCTGGAGGACATggaagagcatgtgtgtgatgaAGCTGGAACTTCAGCAGAGAATTTATCAACTTGTCCTTCAGAGGTTGCTGAAGctggtgaaaaagaaaaacaaggagaaggagaggagctGGCTTTGCACCCCGATAAGGAACCTGGTTCACAAAGTCCTACAGCAGATCCAGCAGTGTCAGAACCTCCTGGAGTCACGGCAGTGCATGAGGAGAAAGAAGGAGGTCTGGAGGATATGGAGGAACCTAACGAGGCCTATGATGAG GACGAACCTGATTTCCCTGAAAGCCTGGAGCATTGTATTACTTTAGATGAGCTTGAAGATGAAGATGGTGAGGGCCAGGCACTTGTGTCAGAAGGCAACTCCG ATCCGAGGTCCAAGGAGGAAGAACAg gaaaATGATTATGGAAGAGTTATCTACATCCAGAATCTTCCAAGTGGCTATTACACAGATAAACAGTTTGTGGCAATTGGCAAGAAGTATGGGAAAGTGAATCGTTATTTCTTGATCCGTCGACGTCAAGAG GGCTTTATTGAAATGGAGAGATCTGCCGATGCCCGGAGAGCTGTAAGGGAGCTATCAAAAAAGCCTTTGAGAATGGCTCGCAATATTTTGGTTGTTCATCTGTCACGGAAGTACAAAAGGTTGACATGTGG GTGGAGCCCTGAATCGGACTCAGAAGATGAGAGTGGGTGGAGGAAGCATCGAAGGGAAAGGAGGAGAATGGAGGAACGGGAAGACAGTAGCTCAAGAACTAAATCCAGGAAGGAGGAAGAGCCCCCATCTAAGAAGGTCTGCATCAGGGAAGAGAAGACCACCCCAGcagagcccagcagcagcaTCAAGGCGGAGGAGAAGACGGCAACAGTGGAACCCAGCAGCAATGGGGAGCAGCAgcaagaagaggaggagaaggcagCCACAGAGGAATCCAGCAGCAATAAGGAGCAGCAgcaagaagaggaggagaggtcaGCCACAGAGGAACCCAGTAGCCATAAGGAGCAGCAgcaagaagaggaggagaaggcagCCACAGAGGAACCCAGTAGCCATAAGGAGCAGCAgcaagaagaggaggagaaggcagCCACAGAGGAACCCAGTAGCCATAAGGAGCAGCagcaagaagaggaagagaaggcaGCCACAGAGGAACCCAGTAGCCATAAGGAGCAGCAGCAAGAAGAGGAGGAGTACGGGACGCCTGAGACACCTTGCGAACAGGAAGAGTTGGCGGtgaagacagaaaatgaaaacatcatgATCAACCGGCCCTCCGACTGCATGGACACACTGAAGAAGGACACAGAGGGG GTGACCAGCATTGAAAATCCAGATGGAATCAAACAGGTCTATGTTAAGGAAGAGAAAGTGGAAATGATAACAGAAACCACTCATGTCCCCCTGGGGCCCTACCTGCCCAACAACCCCATGG GAAGGGAGTTTGTCAGTCAGAAAATCGGCTACTTCTGCAGCCTCTGCAATGCCATCTATGTCACCGAAGACGAAGCAAGGAATGAACATTGCAGCAGTCACTCTCACTATGAGAAACTGAAG gCATATATGGAACAAAAGGGCAACCCTGCTAGACAACTTTAA